Proteins encoded within one genomic window of Bacillus spongiae:
- a CDS encoding PspC domain-containing protein, whose product METKLTKSNTDKAIFGVCGGMANYFGVPSTLVRIIFIFLPMFVLFYLLLNYFLPEDNSLYKYLSYSLLNNHDSFIVSSRENI is encoded by the coding sequence ATGGAAACGAAATTAACAAAATCAAATACAGATAAAGCTATATTTGGTGTTTGTGGTGGAATGGCTAATTATTTTGGAGTCCCATCAACTCTAGTCCGAATCATTTTTATTTTTCTTCCTATGTTTGTTTTGTTTTATCTATTGCTTAACTATTTTCTTCCAGAAGACAATTCCCTATATAAATATTTATCATATTCTTTGTTAAATAATCACGATTCTTTTATTGTTTCTAGTAGAGAAAACATCTGA
- a CDS encoding 4-oxalocrotonate tautomerase family protein — MPYVNLQIITGATREQKEQIVQQFTNTLVEVLGKKPEHTHIVIQEIEDENWGYAGILTDEFRKKSEE, encoded by the coding sequence ATGCCTTATGTAAATCTGCAAATTATTACCGGAGCTACTCGCGAGCAAAAGGAACAAATTGTACAACAGTTTACCAATACACTCGTCGAGGTTCTTGGGAAAAAACCAGAACATACCCATATTGTGATTCAAGAAATTGAAGATGAAAATTGGGGCTATGCAGGAATATTAACAGATGAGTTTCGAAAAAAATCCGAAGAATAG
- a CDS encoding nucleotide excision repair endonuclease: MINIKIPNVEVSITERKQTNVENEPVIKPIQGFIDLHKIPRDKGGIILFYNIHDELLFVGKARKLRQRVKKHLEDKVSPIKNHRDEVYRIDVCLVDDPMERDIYETYLINTLKSKYNVDKVFYQ, from the coding sequence ATGATTAACATTAAGATTCCAAACGTAGAGGTTTCGATTACCGAGCGGAAGCAAACGAATGTTGAAAACGAACCAGTTATTAAACCAATTCAAGGGTTTATTGATTTGCACAAAATTCCAAGAGATAAGGGTGGAATTATTCTGTTTTACAACATTCATGATGAGCTACTGTTTGTTGGAAAAGCAAGAAAGCTAAGACAAAGAGTGAAGAAGCATCTTGAAGATAAGGTATCGCCAATTAAAAACCACCGTGACGAAGTGTACCGAATTGATGTATGTCTAGTAGACGATCCGATGGAAAGAGACATTTACGAAACATATCTCATTAATACATTGAAGTCGAAGTATAATGTCGACAAGGTGTTTTATCAATAA
- a CDS encoding class I SAM-dependent rRNA methyltransferase produces MNKEIQVMIKSKFVKKFKQGYPLLFQDSIANPHVLQKEGEVIRLIDEQRNFIGKGYFGKQNKGFGWVLTTNENEQLDQALFERKLSLAVKKRKKFFDDKDTTAFRLFNGEGDGIGGLTIDHFEGYYVITWYSEGIYKFKEEILKSVSNVVDYKGIYQKKRFAGKGQYIEEDDFVMGEQAEFPLIVKENGIKFATYLNDGAMVGVFLDQREVRKRIRDYYANGKSVLNTFSYTGAFSVAAALGGATKTTSVDVAKRSLSKTIEQFSVNEIDYESQQIIVEDVFQYYKYAGKKHHKFDMVILDPPSFARTKKTTFSAAKDYPKLLAQSIDLTNDNGVIVASTNCSAFDMKKFKAFIQQAFKSRNKKYSILEEYSLPEDFRTIPQYKEGDYLKVVFIKVQKG; encoded by the coding sequence TTGAATAAAGAGATTCAAGTAATGATAAAATCAAAATTTGTAAAAAAATTCAAACAAGGCTATCCACTTCTTTTTCAAGATTCCATCGCCAACCCCCATGTTTTGCAAAAAGAGGGAGAAGTGATTCGGCTCATCGATGAACAAAGAAACTTTATCGGAAAAGGATACTTCGGAAAACAAAATAAAGGTTTTGGTTGGGTCTTAACAACCAATGAAAATGAGCAACTCGATCAAGCTCTTTTTGAGAGAAAGTTATCATTAGCCGTTAAGAAAAGGAAGAAATTTTTTGATGACAAGGATACGACCGCATTCCGTCTGTTTAACGGTGAAGGAGATGGAATTGGTGGTTTGACCATTGATCATTTTGAGGGTTACTATGTGATCACTTGGTATAGTGAAGGGATATATAAATTTAAAGAAGAAATTTTGAAGTCCGTTTCAAATGTTGTAGACTATAAAGGAATTTATCAGAAGAAGAGGTTTGCTGGAAAAGGTCAATATATCGAGGAAGATGATTTTGTGATGGGTGAACAAGCAGAATTCCCTCTTATCGTGAAAGAAAATGGAATTAAATTTGCGACATATTTAAACGATGGTGCGATGGTCGGGGTGTTTCTTGATCAGCGAGAAGTACGAAAAAGAATTCGTGATTACTATGCAAATGGGAAAAGTGTATTAAATACCTTTTCCTATACAGGAGCCTTTTCTGTTGCTGCGGCACTAGGTGGTGCAACGAAAACAACGAGCGTTGATGTAGCCAAACGAAGCTTAAGTAAAACGATTGAACAATTTAGTGTAAATGAGATTGACTATGAGTCACAACAGATTATAGTGGAAGATGTGTTTCAATATTATAAATACGCGGGAAAGAAACATCATAAATTTGATATGGTGATTCTGGATCCGCCTAGTTTTGCTCGTACGAAGAAGACAACCTTTAGTGCGGCAAAAGACTATCCAAAATTACTAGCACAATCCATCGATTTAACGAACGATAACGGGGTTATTGTTGCTTCGACCAATTGTAGTGCCTTTGATATGAAAAAATTTAAAGCATTTATCCAACAAGCCTTTAAATCGAGAAATAAAAAGTATTCCATTTTGGAAGAATATTCTCTCCCAGAAGACTTTCGTACAATCCCTCAGTATAAAGAGGGAGACTATTTAAAGGTCGTCTTTATCAAGGTGCAAAAAGGGTAA